A single genomic interval of Lathyrus oleraceus cultivar Zhongwan6 chromosome 7, CAAS_Psat_ZW6_1.0, whole genome shotgun sequence harbors:
- the LOC127102123 gene encoding MLO-like protein 6 translates to MATQTEQRSLEDTPTWAVSICCFFVLVISLIIEHGLHKFTEVLKKQKRKSMGKALAKTKIEMMKFGFVSFLLTISEVPISKICINKDMANSFLPCKDSMEKLAVSSELDQTPSTNELGNQVNYCEAKGMVSLISDDGVLQLNVLISILAVFHILYCTLTMCLGMAKMRRWKKWEEETQTLEYQIDNDSRRFQYISQTLGGKRHFKFWNNYSPLLWIVCFMRQFYNSVSKDDYFALRNGFIAANISEGSNFNFNFKKFLSRTYDEDFEKIVGIRFWIWLFSIFFIFLSAHEFYNYYWLPFIPLVIALLAGTKLQVIITKMHLDSCKESSVIKGTILVKPSDEYFWFHRPEWLLHLLQIILIQNSFQLAFFTWTWYEFGPRSCFNREIEDIAIRIVLGLAVQLLCAYVTLPLYALVTQMGSNMRKEIFTEHVNQGLKNWHKKAKRSLSKNSNSASLHSKTSENSVRGSLEELRNNEDIITPNSANNSGSGEEKEVIVAAVEKEIPSESTSEENGKIITRGIYDGEISFGIYVGSSSRGIGEIVAIAEEE, encoded by the exons ATGGCCACACAAACAGAACAAAGATCTCTTGAAGATACCCCAACATGGGCTGTCTCAATTTGTTGCTTCTTTGTCCTTGTTATATCTTTGATCATTGAACACGGTCTCCACAAATTCACTGAG GTTCTGAAGAAACAGAAAAGAAAATCTATGGGGAAAGCTTTGGCTAAAACTAAAATAGAAATGATGAAATTTGGTTTTGTGTCATTTTTGCTGACAATATCGGAAGTTCCAATATCAAAAATATGCATCAATAAGGATATGGCAAATTCATTTCTACCATGTAAAGATTCTATGGAGAAGTTAGCAGTATCATCAGAATTAGATCAAACACCTTCTACCAATGAGTTGGGAAACCAAGTCAACTATTGTGAAGCTAAG GGAATGGTTAGTCTAATTTCAGATGATGGAGTCCTACAGCTAAATGTCTTAATCTCAATTTTGGCAGTGTTTCATATCCTTTACTGCACATTAACCATGTGTCTTGGGATGGCAAAG ATGAGAAGATGGAAAAAATGGGAGGAAGAGACACAAACACTTGAATATCAGATAGATAATG ATTCAAGAAGATTCCAGTATATAAGTCAAACATTAGGTGGAAAACGACATTTTAAATTCTGGAATAATTATTCTCCCTTGCTCTGGATA GTCTGTTTTATGCGACAGTTCTATAATTCAGTCTCGAAAGATGATTACTTTGCTCTTCGAAATGGGTTCATCGCA GCAAACATTTCTGAAGGCAGCAATTTCAATTTCAACTTTAAGAAATTTCTTTCGCGCACTTACGACGAAGATTTTGAGAAAATTGTTGGAATTAG GTTTTGGATCTGGCTTTTCTCCATATTTTTCATATTCCTTAGTGCACATG AGTTTTATAATTACTATTGGCTTCCATTTATTCCACTTGTG ATTGCTCTACTTGCTGGGACTAAACTGCAAGTGATAATAACAAAGATGCATCTAGATAGTTGCAAAGAAAGTTCTGTGATCAAAGGAACCATACTTGTAAAACCAAGTGATGAATATTTCTGGTTTCATCGACCCGAATGGCTTCTCCATTTACTCCAAATCATCCTCATCCAG AACTCCTTTCAACTTGCATTTTTCACATGGACTTGG TATGAATTTGGTCCAAGATCTTGCTTCAATAGAGAAATAGAGGACATTGCTATAAGGATTGTATTGGGATTAGCTGTTCAGCTTCTTTGTGCTTATGTCACTCTTCCCCTTTATGCACTTGTCACTCAG ATGGGGTCTAACATGAGAAAGGAGATTTTCACTGAGCATGTGAATCAAGGTCTAAAAAACTGGCATAAAAAGGCTAAGCGGTCGCTTTCGAAAAACAGTAACTCGGCTTCTTTACATTCCAAAACAAGTGAGAATTCAGTAAGGGGGTCATTAGAGGAGTTGCGGAATAATGAAGACATCATAACACCTAATTCAGCCAACAACTCTGGAAGTGGAGAGGAAAAAGAAGTAATTGTAGCTGCTGTTGAGAAAGAGATACCAAGTGAATCTACTTCAGAAGAGAATGGTAAGATCATCACCAGAGGAATCTATGACGGTGAGATCTCGTTTGGAATCTATGTGGGAAGTAGTAGCAGAGGTATAGGGGAAATTGTTGCTATAGCTGAAGAAGAATAG